The genomic DNA CTGAAAATAGCATTGTGCCGGCTAGCATCAATCCCAATAAGAGGCGCGGCCTGAGTGGTAAAGAAGTAGATAATTTCACAGAAGCGAAGATTGGTAATGAAATGAATTTTAGTAGTTTACTCCGTCGGTAATCGCAAAATTCAGGCCGGTTAGCTACTTGATTATAAAAGTGTTACAGGAGGTTATTAAGCGTGAAAGGTACTCTTCTGCTATTTAGTTGAACTTTGCCCTAAAGCGTTCTGGTAAATATGACTATCGAGGGGATGGTTCTAGGAAATCTCAAGGCGAAAGCAACCTACGCCAAAGCTCAAAAATAGGATTGAACTACCATGCTACTTCGAAATTTTGGCCCAGCAGTCACTTTCCCTCTTCGAATGACCGGCTGGTACTAGTGGCGGGCTGCCGCGTAGCTGGCCCAGGCAGCTCGCACGGCTTGCCGGGCCGCGTGGGCTACCACAGGCGAGGGGGTAGGGAAAGCCTGGCCTTGGTGGTAAGCGGCAAAAAAAAATCCCGGCCGCCAAGGCCGGGATTTTTTTTAAAAGAGGGGGGTAGGGCGAAGCGCTAAACTGCTGTGGTGCTCAGCTTGGGCGCGTTGCCGGGCAGGCTCGATACGTCTTCGCCAGCGGCTTTGCGCTCGCGCTCTTCCTTCTTGCCATAGGTGTCGAGGATAATGGGCGTGGCGATGAACAGCGACGAGTACGTGCCGAAAACGATGCCAATCATCATGGCAAACGAGAACGAGCGCAGCGTTTCGCCGCCGAAGATGTAGAGCACCAGCACCACCAGAAACACCGTGGTGAACGTAATCATGGTGCGCGAGAAGGTCGAGTTCAGGGCCGGGTTCACGACCTGGGCGAAGGTCATGCCGGGGTTGTTGCGCAGGTATTCCCGAATCCGGTCGTAGATAACCACCGTGTCGTTCATCGAGAAGCCGATGATGCTGAGCACGGCCGCCACGAAAATCTGGTCCATCTCATAGTTGGCCCCAAAGGCGCGGGCGATGGGGTAGGAGGCAATCACCAGCAGCGCATCGTGGAAGAGCGAGATAACGGCGGCCATCGAATACTGCCACTTATCGAAGCGGAAGAGCACGTAGATGAAGATGCCGGCCAGCGTGAGCGCCAGGCTCAGAAACGACGTGCGCTTGATGTCGTCGGCGATGGTCGCGCCCACTTTGGAGGTCGATTTGATGGTCGGCGCGTCGGCGGCGTACTTGCGCAGGCCTTGGTTGAGGGCGGCGGCCACGGTCTGGTCGGCGGTCTGGCTCTCATCCTCGGCCAGGTAGCCGGTGGTGATGCGCAGGCGGTCGGGGTTGCCGTACTGCTTCACTTCGAGGCCGGTGTTTTTGAAGTCGGGCTCCAGGGCGAGGCGCACATCGGAGGCCACCATCGGCTTGTTGAAATCCACCACGTAGGCGCGGCCGCCGCGGAAGTCCACGCCCAGGTTGGGGCCACCCTGCAGATACATCAGCACGAAGCCCGTCACGATGATAGTGGTCGAAAAAGCGTAGGCATATTTGCGCTTGCCCACGATGTCGAAATTCAGGTTCTGAAACAGGTTGCGCGAGAGGAACGTGGAGAACGTGATGGCGCTCGTCGTCTTGCCCTTAATCAGGAACTCGATGATGAGACGCGACACGTACACCGCCGACAGGAACGACGTCAACACGCCAATGCCCAGCGTAATGGCGAAGCTCTGCACCGGGCCCGTGCCAAAAAAGCCCAGGATGATGGCGATGAGCATGGTCGTCACGTTCGAGTCGAAGATGGCCGAGAAAGCCCGCGTGTAGCCCGCGTTCACGGCGTCGTGCAGCGAAAGGCCGTGGTCCAGCTCTTCCCGTATCCGCTCAAAAATCAACACGTTGGCATCTACCGACGAAGCAATTACCAGAATCAGGCCCGCGATGCCGGGTAGGGTGAGCGCGGTGCTGAACTGCGCCAGCACGCCCAGAATCAGGAACATGTTGAAGAGCAGCGCGGCATCGGCGACGAGGCCGGCGCGGCCGTAGTACATCGTCATAAAGACCATGATAATCAGCAGGCCGGCCAGCGACGAGTACAGGCCCTGGTTGATGGCTTCCTTGCCGAGCGAGGGGCCGACCACGGCTTCTTCCACGATGCGCGTGGGGGCGGGCAGCTTGCCGGCTTTCAGCACCTGCGCCAGGTCCTGGGCTTCGTCGATGGTGAAGTTGCCCGAAATGCTGGTGTTGCCACCCGTGATTTCGCTCTGCACCACGGGGTCCGAATACACCACGTCGTCGAGCACCACGGCTACTTGCTTGCCAATGTTGGCACCGGTCATTTTGCCCCACTTGCGGGCGCCGGTCGGGTTCATGCTCATGCTCACCTCGGGGCGGCCGGTCTGGTCGTAGTCCTGGCGGGCGTCGCTCACCACCTCACCGCTGATGGGCGCGGCGATGGTGCCGGTGCGGTCCTTCTTCACGGCCACGAGGCGCAGAAACTGCTGGCCGTTGGCATCAATTGGCTTGTTGAGGTAGAGCAGCGCCATGTTGGGGGGTAGGATGGCGCGGGCCTCCTCCGTGTGCATCACGCGGTCGAACTGCGCCGTGTCGCGCAGGTTCACGCCCAGCGCACCGGGCATGGTGAGCAAGCGCGCCAACACGCCACCTCTCTGGGTAGCCGTCGAGTCGGTTTTGGCCTTGGCGGCCGGCGTTTTCTTGGCGAGCTGGGCGGCCAGCGAAGTCGTGTCGCCCTTGGTGCCGGCGGTGGCGGCGGCGGTCGAGTCGGCCTTGCTGACGGCGGCCGTCGGGCCAGTAGTCTTAGCTTTCTCCTTGGCCGTCAGCACCTGGTCAATCTGGCCCAGGTAGGGCGCTACTTCGTTCTGGGGCCACACCTCGTAAAATTCCAGCTTGGCCTGGCCTTGCAGCAGCTTGCGCACGCGCTCGGGGTTGTCCACGCCCGGCAATTCTACCTGAATGCGGCCGGTGCCCTTCACCCGCTGAATGCTGGGCTGGTTCACGCCAAACTTATCCACGCGCTTGCGCAGGATATCAAACGAGCGGTCAATAGCGTCTTCCTCTTCCTTATTAATAGCCGACAGCACCTTGCTGTCTGAGGTGTTGAGGTCAATCTTGCGGTCCTTATTCACCGAATTGGTGAAGATGCGGTTCAGCGGCACGCCGGGCGCTGTTTCCTGGTAGGCCTGGTAGAAGAGGGTGGTAAAGGCCGTGCCCGAGTTGGTTTTCTGGCGCTCCTGAGCCAGCGCCAAGGCTTTGTTGAAGGCGGGGTCTTTGGAGTTGCCAGCCATCGCCCGCACAATTTCCACCGGCGAAACTTCCAGCGTTACGTGCATGCCGCCTTTCAGGTCGAGGCCCAGGCCCAGCTCGCTCTGCTTCACATCGCGGTAAGTGTAGGAGCCAAATACGGGCGCGCGCCACACCGAATCGAGGTAGTGCTGGCGCTGGGTTTCGTTCAGCTGGCCGTTGTGCGTGGCGTAGGCCACGGCCTTGTCCTGCACCTGCCGGGAAATGTAGGTGAAGAACAAGAAGTACGCGCACAGCACCGAAACGATGAGCGTGAGCGTGATAATTATGCCTTTGTGACGCATCTTAAGTAATTAGCAGTGAGCAATAAGCAATGAGAAATTAGCCTTGCCAGGCAAGGCGGTGGGTAAGAGCAAGTAACACGGAGTAGCGAGCAGTGAGCAAGAGGTTCAAAAACCAACTGCCCCTTGCTCACTAGTAATTGCTCATTAAAAAGCTACGGGGCCTGCGGCGACAGCGCCGCCACCAGCAGCCGCTGGCGACACAGCTGCGCCACAAAAGCCGCCGGGGCGCCCACCGGCGCCAGGGCCACGGCGCGGCGCGGCAGGCGCGGCTGCCAGCTCGCGAAGGGGGTAGGGGGCAGCCAGCCCAGCGCGAAAGCCGGGGCCACGTAGCTGCCCAGCGGCGAGGCCGCTTCGAGCACTACCCGCTGCTTGATAACCGTGGCGCGCGGCGCGGTACTGACTTGCGCCCCGGCCGGGGGGGTAGGGCGCAACACGCTCACCGTCCGGCCATTCAGGCCCAGCAACAGCAGCACGGGCAGTGCTACTAGCACCACGCGCAACAACCGCGTAAACTGGGAAAGGGAATAGCGCATAACCAGGACAGGGCTACAAATATAACGCGCTACACCACTTAGCCCCGCACCCGGCCCTACCCCCTACCATTCGCGCAGCTCCTCAAAGGCGTATTGCGCGTCGTTCCAAAAGGCGTCGAGGGCGATGAGGCGGGGCTTGAAAAACGAAATGAGCGCCGGCCAGTCGTCGCGGCTGAACAGGTTGGCGGGCACCAGCGCCTGGTAGATGCGGCTCAGCGGCTGGCCGTGCTCATTGGTGGCGTGCGGCTCCCAGGTCCAGGTTTCGCCCAGGGTTTCGTGCAGCAGGGTTTTCAAGGCCAAAAACTGCTCGAAAAACAATTCGCGCACGCCTGCGTCGGGCTGCGTCAACTCGATGGCGATGCTGGCGCGCCGGTTGTCGGCGTGCAGCTTGAATTGCACGCCCTTCAGCCCCGTTTTGTAGTTGACCCAGCTCACGGGCAGGCCCTCGGCCGACAGCACCGGGGCCATATACTGCCCGAAGGTGGTCCAGAAGGCCTGGCGCAGCTGGGAAGCTTCGGCTTTGCTGTACAAGGTGTTATGACTTAATTAAGCAGCCCGCCGCAACGGCCGCAAATCGAGCCGGAAGCCCGGCAGCACCGGTTCGCCGCTCCGCTCCTGGTCATAGCCCTGCACGGTTTCGGCGGGCTGGCCGGGGCGATATACGTAGGCCGTTTCGGCTTCTACATCGAGCAGAAAACCAAGCTGCATCCCGTTGGCTAGGTAGTTTTCCATCTTGGCTTGCAGCATCGTCAGCTCATCCGAGGGGGATTTAATTTCCAGCATAAACTCCGGGCAGACGGGCGGAAACCTGCGCCGCTGCTCGGGCGTGAGCTGCGCCCACCTGGCCTGGCTCAGCCACGCCGCATCGGGCGAGCGCACCGACGTGTCGGGCAGCTTGAAGCCGGCCGACGATTCGTAGACGTGGCCCGCCCGCAGCTGGCGGTTCCAATGTACCAACTGATAGTTGGTTTCTGAACAGGATTCGCTGGATTCGGAACCGGCGGGGGGCATAATGATGATTTCCTGGTGGGCGTTGCGCTCAAAATTGAGCCGGGGATTGGCTTGGCACAACTCAAAAAATTCATCGTCGCTAAGCCCGGCCAGCACGGGGCCATGTAGCACGGGCAACTCGGGGAATTCGTAGGTGGCAGGCATCGCGGAAAATTAAGGGACCAAGGAATGCTTACCAAGATACGGATGACCGAACCCTTCCCTACCCCCCCTCGGCCACCTTGCCGCGCAGGTAGCCCGTGAGCACGGCCAGCCCATTCTCGAAGTGCCGGTTGTTGGGAATGACGATATCCGCGTCGGCCTTAAAGGGTTGGATGTATTTTTCGTAGGTCGGGGCCACGTGGTTGGCGTAGCGGTACAGCACGTCCTGCAGGTCGTAGCCGCGCTCGTCGCGGTCGCGCACGATGCGGCGGTGCAGCTTCACGTGCTCCTGGGCATCGATATACACCTTGAGGTCGAGCAGCTTGGCGATTTCCTCGAAGTAGAACACGAAAATGCCCTCCACCACCACAATGGGCGCGGGCCGAAACACCAGCTCGGCCGGCACGGCGTCGGAGTTATTAAAGGTGTACTCCTGGCGGCGCACCTCGCGGCCTTCGCGCAGCTGGCGCACATCGGCGGCGTAGGCGGCCGAGTCGATGCTGCCGGGCAGGTCGAAGTTTTCGATGCCCTGCTCGTCGCGCAGCTGCTCGTGGCGAGGGTGATAGTAATTGTCCTGCGAAATCAGACAGATGTCGCGTTCGGGGAAAGCGGCCAGCAAACGGCGCAAAAACGTGGTTTTGCCCGATGCGCTGCCGCCCGTGATACCAACTAGGTAGGGATGCTGCATAACGGAGGGCAAAGGTAGGGGGAATGGGTAATGGGTAATAAGTAACGGGTAATTCGAGTAATAGAAATACTGTCGTTTCGTGTTGATAAACGGTAGTACTCAACTTACCCATTACCCATTCAAAAACACCACCAGCCCGGCCACGGCGCGCGCCCGGTGGCTGAGCATATTTTTCTCGGTAAGCGTCATTTCGGCGAAAGTGCGGCCGTCGCCCTCGGTGGGCACAAACACGGGGTCGTAGCCAAAGCCGCCCCGCCCGATGGGTGCCGCCGCGATGCTACCCCCCACTTCGCCGCTGAACTCGTGGGCATCGCCTACCCCCCTCACCAAAGAGATAACCGTGCGGAAGCTTGCCCGGCGGTTGGGCTGGGTGCCAAGCTCATGCAGCAGCTTGGCCACGTTGGCGGTGGCTTCGCGCGCGGGGCCGGCGTAGCGGGCCGAGTACACGCCGGGCGCGCCGCCCAGGGCCTCTGCTTCGAGGCCGGTGTCGTCGGCAAAGCAGGCCACGCCGTAGTGGTCCCACACGTACTGCGCCTTTTGGCGGGCGTTGCCTGCGAGGGTAGGCTGGGTTTCGGGCAGCTCTTCGTGGCAGCCAATGTCGGCCAGGCTCAGCACCTGCACGTCGGGCAGCAGCGGCCGGATTTCATCAAGCTTATGGGCATTATTAGAAGCGAAGCACAGACGCATAGTGTTCAAAAAAATAGGAGTAGTCGCCGAAAAAATTTCAATAAAGTAACTGCCGCCAGAGCCTTTTCGCCGTCCGGCTGGCGCGCCTACCCCCCGCTGCCGCCCTGGCCAGCGGCTGACCGCACCCCGGCGAACGGCTAGCGAAACATCAGTTTGACAGTGCCCCACGAGCGTTGCACCACGCTCATCGTGCCGGTGGCGGTGGTCGTCGGATAGGTCGCGTCGGGGCCGCGCGGCGTGGGGCGATACACGACCAGCCCTGGCAGCAACCCCGAATGGCCCTGATACAGATAGGTATCGGCAAAGGCGTAGTGCAGCTGGCCGGTGGGCGCGAGTGTCACAAGCGGTTGAAAATCAGTATGTGCGAACGTTTTAAGGCTGAGGTTGAAGCCGTGCGGGTGAGTTTTGGTGGTTGCCTTCCATTCTGCGTGTGCCGCCGTGCCGGCGTGGCCAGCCAGAAAGAGCAGCAGGGTAGTGGCCAGCGCCAGCCCCGCGCTTCCGAGCAGCAGGCCCAGGCCCAGCCGGGGCCCAAAGCCAATAGTGCTAAACAGGCGGCGACGATAGTGCATGGCGGGCGAGGGGGTAGGGAGTCAAATATAACCCAAGTACATAATCGCGCCGCATGAAGAAACGACCGGCAATCGACCAATTGGCCGGCTCATTGGCTGAGGCAGCCAAGTGCGTCTGCGGCTGTGGGTTGACTTTGTGGCGGCTATGCCGTACTTTTGCAGTCCCTTCCGCAAAACCGGCAGGGTTTAACAGGTAACTAGGCCCTCCCGATAATGAAAAAGGACACGCACCCCGAGTACCGCCAGGTAGTTTTTCAAGACACCTCGTCGGACTTCAAGTTTATCACCCGCTCCACGATGACCTCGCCCGAGACGATTCAGTGGGAAGATGGTAACACCTATCCGGTAATTAAAATTGAAGTAAGCAGTGCTTCGCACCCCTTCTACACCGGCAAAAACATGTTCATCGACACGGCCGGCCGCGTGGAGAAATTCCGCACCCGCTACGCCAACAAAGCGCAGAGCAGCGCGGGCAAAGAATAGCTTTTTAGGAAGCTGTTAGCCGTTGGCTTTTTAGAACTCCTCCTGATTGAAATCGGGAGGAGTTTTTTTATGGCCTGCTGCCGGGGCGGCGGCCGTAAATTTGTCTTTTCCCTACCCCCATCCAAAAAGCTAACGGCTGGCAGCTAACAGCTAGCAGCTTAGAATCCATGCATTTATTGCTGTTCGACGACCCGGCCATTCGGCCGCACCTGCTGCCGCTCACCTTCACGCGGCCGGTGGCGGCGCTGCGCTGCGGCATCCTCACCATTGCCGAAAAGTGGCAGCGCCGGCTGGCCTCGCCCAGCGTGGGCTACCTCACGCAGCCCTATTTGCAGGCCAAGTTTCCGGTGTGCGCCGATGGTTTCGTGACGGGTGCCGCGCTGGTGGTGAACGGCGCCGTGTGCCCCGACGACCTGCTGGCCCGCCAGGTGCTGGCCCTACCCCCCGGCCACGGCCTGTATTGCGGCGAGCTGCTGGTGGCCGCCCACCTCGCCGATGCCAGCCAGGTAGTCGAGCTGATTCAGGACGGCCTGGTGGTGCGGCAGGCCCAGGAAGACGTGTCGGTAATTGACCGGCCGTGGCAGCTATTTCTGCGCAACGGCGTCGAGATTCGGCGCGATTTCGCGCTGCTCACGGCCGGGCGCACGTCGCAGCCGGTGGGCGACGCGCACACCATCGTGTACGCGCCCGAAAATATCTTTATCGAGCCCGGCGTGAAGATTCGCGCCGCTATTCTCAACGCGGAGGACGGGCCCATTTACCTGGGTAAGAACTCGCAGGTGCATGAAGGTGCCATTATCAAAGGCCCGCTGGCCTTGTGCGAGGGCAGCCACGTGAACGCCGGCGCCAAGCTGCGCGGCGACAACACCATTGGGCCATTCTCGAAAGTTGGGGGCGAAGTGGGCAACAGCATCCTGCTGGGCTACAGCAACAAAGGCCACGACGGCTACCTCGGCAACTCGGTCATCGGCGAGTGGTGCAACCTGGGGGCCGACACCAACACGAGCAACCTTAAAAACAACTACGCCCCGGTGAAGGTGTGGAGCCACGCCGCTAACCGCTTCGTGGACACCGGCCAAACCTTCTGCGGCCTGCTTATGGGCGACCACAGCAAGGCCGGCATCAACACCATGTTCAATACCGGCACCGTGGTGGGGGTAGGGGCCAATATTTTCGGCGCTGGCTTCCCGCGCCAGTTCATCCCAAGCTTCAGCTGGGGCGGCCCGGCAGGCTTTGAAACGTTTAAGCTTGGCAAGTTTGCTGAAGTAGCCGAGCGCGTAATGGGCCGGCGTGGGCTGGCTTATGACGCGGTGGAGCAAGGAATTATGGAAGAGGTGTTTCGGCAGACGGAAAGCGACCGGGTTTGGGAGAAAGTGCCGAATAAAAATTAGGTGCTACCTTAACCTACTCACCCGTTGTACTGTGCCTTTATGAATACCACAGACTCCCAATCCAACGTCAGCATGGCCTACCTGCTCGGGGGAGTAGGCTTGCTGGCAATTTCGATAGCGCCGCTGGGCAGTATGCTTATGAGCGAAGCGGAGCCAGCAGGTAGGCTGGCCCTTATGGCTTATTGGCTGGTTGGCGCACTAGCTATCAACTGGGCCGTGCGTCGCTTTTTGAAGCTTGGGGAGCGAGTAGTAGCTATCGTAGCCATAGTGATGGGCTGGTATATGGTGCTTCCAGTGCTATTAATGTTAAAAGCTACGGTTTTTAGATTTTAATAGTGAAATTTCAGGACATCCCCAATCAAACGGCCCTCAAGGACGTACTGCGCCAGTCGGTGCAGCGCGGGCACGTGGCGCACGCCCAGCTGTTTCGCGGGGCGGAGGGCTCGGCGGTCCTACCCCTCGCGCTGGCCTACGCGCAGTATCTCAACTGCGAGGGCCGCGCCGACGATGCCGAAGACAGCTGCGGCCACTGCCCGGCCTGCCTGAAAATCAGCAAGCTGGTGCATCCCGACCTTAACTTTATTCTACCCACCACCACGACCAAGGCGGTGCCCAAGGATGCTACCAGTGGCCGGTTTATGGCCGAGTGGCGCACCTTTCTGACCGAGAGCCCCTACCAGGGCTTCAACGACTGGATGCAGCATATCGGGGCCGAAAACAAGCAGGGTAGCATCTCGAAAGAGGAAGCCGGCCAGCTACTCAAGCTGGTGTCGCTCAAGGCTTTCGAGGCGCGGTTTAAGCTCGTCATTATCTGGCTGCCCGAGCTGATGCACCCGGCCGCCGCCAACGCCGTGCTCAAGCTGCTGGAGGAGCCGCCGCCCGCCACGGTGTTTTTGCTGGTCAGCAACGAGCCCGAGCGGCTGCTACCCACCATCATCAGCCGGGTGCAGCCGGTGGCGGTGCGGCCGTTTTCGGAAGATGATATTGCCGCTTATTTAACGGCGCATTACCACGTGCCCGAAGCCAAAGCCCGGCAGGTGGCGCAGTTAGCCGAGGGCAACCTGGGCGCGGCCATCGCTAGCCGCGAGCAGAGCGCCGACCACGACTACGCCGATTTTTTCATCAAGTGGATGCGCAAGTGCTTCTCGCTGAAAATGACCGACGTAATGGCCCTCGCCGACGAGTTTCAGAAGATGGGCCGCGAAAACCAGAAGGAGCAGCTCAGCTTCTCGCTGGGGCTGCTGCGCAAGGTGCTGCTCTACGGCCTCGACCCGCAGCTGGTGCCGCACCTGCCCAGCGGCGAGCAGCAGTTCGTGCAGGGTTTCAGCAAGTTCGTGACCCCCAACAACGCCGACCAGCTCACCGAAGAGTTGAACACGGCCCACTATCACATCGAGCGCAACGCCAACCCGCGCATGGTTTTCGTGGATGCCTCGCTGCGCCTGGGCCAGCAGCTGCGCCGCGCCTGAGCGTAGCGCGAAGTTTCCACTTCGTGCGCGAGCGCAGCGAGCAGGCGGCACCGGGCCGCGCGAACGACGATGCGCGCTGCGCTCGCGCACGAAGTGGAAACTTCGCGCTACTTCCTGCCGACCTTTGTGCTATGCGCTGCCTGCTTGCCCTATTCCTGCTCCTTGTATTGAACCCGGCGCGGGCGCAGGTGGGGCCGGCCCTACCCCCCCCCGACCCGGCCATGAACCCCGGCATTCACCAG from Hymenobacter psoromatis includes the following:
- a CDS encoding non-canonical purine NTP pyrophosphatase; this translates as MRLCFASNNAHKLDEIRPLLPDVQVLSLADIGCHEELPETQPTLAGNARQKAQYVWDHYGVACFADDTGLEAEALGGAPGVYSARYAGPAREATANVAKLLHELGTQPNRRASFRTVISLVRGVGDAHEFSGEVGGSIAAAPIGRGGFGYDPVFVPTEGDGRTFAEMTLTEKNMLSHRARAVAGLVVFLNG
- a CDS encoding uridine kinase; the protein is MQHPYLVGITGGSASGKTTFLRRLLAAFPERDICLISQDNYYHPRHEQLRDEQGIENFDLPGSIDSAAYAADVRQLREGREVRRQEYTFNNSDAVPAELVFRPAPIVVVEGIFVFYFEEIAKLLDLKVYIDAQEHVKLHRRIVRDRDERGYDLQDVLYRYANHVAPTYEKYIQPFKADADIVIPNNRHFENGLAVLTGYLRGKVAEGG
- a CDS encoding glucose-1-phosphate thymidylyltransferase, which gives rise to MHLLLFDDPAIRPHLLPLTFTRPVAALRCGILTIAEKWQRRLASPSVGYLTQPYLQAKFPVCADGFVTGAALVVNGAVCPDDLLARQVLALPPGHGLYCGELLVAAHLADASQVVELIQDGLVVRQAQEDVSVIDRPWQLFLRNGVEIRRDFALLTAGRTSQPVGDAHTIVYAPENIFIEPGVKIRAAILNAEDGPIYLGKNSQVHEGAIIKGPLALCEGSHVNAGAKLRGDNTIGPFSKVGGEVGNSILLGYSNKGHDGYLGNSVIGEWCNLGADTNTSNLKNNYAPVKVWSHAANRFVDTGQTFCGLLMGDHSKAGINTMFNTGTVVGVGANIFGAGFPRQFIPSFSWGGPAGFETFKLGKFAEVAERVMGRRGLAYDAVEQGIMEEVFRQTESDRVWEKVPNKN
- a CDS encoding DNA polymerase III subunit delta, which encodes MKFQDIPNQTALKDVLRQSVQRGHVAHAQLFRGAEGSAVLPLALAYAQYLNCEGRADDAEDSCGHCPACLKISKLVHPDLNFILPTTTTKAVPKDATSGRFMAEWRTFLTESPYQGFNDWMQHIGAENKQGSISKEEAGQLLKLVSLKAFEARFKLVIIWLPELMHPAAANAVLKLLEEPPPATVFLLVSNEPERLLPTIISRVQPVAVRPFSEDDIAAYLTAHYHVPEAKARQVAQLAEGNLGAAIASREQSADHDYADFFIKWMRKCFSLKMTDVMALADEFQKMGRENQKEQLSFSLGLLRKVLLYGLDPQLVPHLPSGEQQFVQGFSKFVTPNNADQLTEELNTAHYHIERNANPRMVFVDASLRLGQQLRRA
- a CDS encoding 50S ribosomal protein L31: MKKDTHPEYRQVVFQDTSSDFKFITRSTMTSPETIQWEDGNTYPVIKIEVSSASHPFYTGKNMFIDTAGRVEKFRTRYANKAQSSAGKE